The genome window CGGCCGAGCCGATCGCGATTCCCTTAGTGATCGCTTTGGTGGTATTGCCGACGGCGTCGAGATCGGCGAGCGTCTGGCGGGCTTCCTTGTACTTGGCTTCGCCCATCGCTTCCTTGTCGTAGCCCATTTCGCCGATCCCGTTGGCGTTGTCGGCCACCGGGCCGAACACGTCCATCGAAATCGTGTTGCCGGTGAGCGTGAGCATGCCGATGCCGGCCATGGCGACGCCGAAGGCGATAAATGTCGGGCTCGAGCCGGTGAACACCAGCGCACTCGCCAGGATCGCCGCGGCGATAATCAACACCGCCGCCACGCTGCTTTCATAGCCGACGGCAATGCCTTGGATGATGTTCGTGGCATGCCCCGTTTCGCAACTCTTTGCCAGGCTTTTGACGGGGCTATATTCCGTGCCGGTGTAATACTCGGTGCATTTATTAAGGGCCACGGCCAGGATGATGCCGATCAAGCAGGCCCAAGCGGCGCGCATGTCGAGGCCGGTTTGCCCAAGCGTGACCCAGGCGGGCAGGTTGCTGGTTACGTTGTTTGCCGCGTGGCCGACATACGCGATCGCGGCCTGCGGATATTTAGTCAGATAGGTTTCATCGAATCGCAAATACACGAATCCGAGAATGACGAACCCGACGACGCTGATGATCGAGCCGATCACGAACCCACGATTCACGCTCTTCATCGCTTCGCCCGCGGTGCCTTTGTCGCCGCAGCGAACGCTGTAGGTGCTGATGATGCTGGCGATGACGCCGATGGCCCGCACGAGCAACGGGAAGATTACCCCCTTATGGCCGAAGCTGGCGATGCCCAAGATCATCGCGGCCACGATCGTCACTTCGTAACTTTCGAAGATATCGGCCGCCATACCGGCACAATCGCCGACGTTGTCGCCGACGTTGTCGGCAATCGTGGCAGCGTTACGAGGGTCGTCTTCGGGAATATCTTTTTCCACCTTGCCGACGAGATCGGCCCCCACGTCGGCGGCCTTGGTATAGATGCCGCCGCCGACCCGCATGAACAGGGCCAAGAGCGTGCCGCCGAAGCCGAAGCCGAGCAACGCCTCGTAGGCGTGTTCACCGTAAATCAAGAAGATGATCGAGCCGCCGAGCAGGCCCAGGCCGTCGGTGAGCATGCCGGTGATCGTGCCGGTGCGGTAGCCAAGTTGCAGGGCCCGTCCGAAGCTGTCCTGGGCCGCGGCGGCGACCCGCAAATTGCCGATCGTGGCCAACCGCATGCCAATGAACCCGACCGTGGCCGAGAAAGTCGAGCCGACCAGAAACGCAATCGCGCGGCCCCACGAGATTTCGATCGGATTGTCCGACTGGTTCGAAGCCCAATATAAGACGACCGTGATTACGACAATCAGAATACCGACGACGCGAAACTGCTTGAACAGATAGGCGTCGGCCCCTTCACGCACGGCGTGGGCAATCTCTTGCATGCGCGGCGTGCCTTTTGGCGCGCTCTTCACTTGCCCGACGAGTAGCAGGGCGTAGCCAAGCCCCGCCAACGCGATCACCACATTCGCGATCAGGGCGATTTTTTCGCCGATCGAGAAATCGGGGCTGACGAGCGGCGCAAATAGTTGGATAACCTCGTGTCCGCCTTTCGCAGCGCCCGATCCGGCAGGCGTCATTGCTTTGAAACCGGCAGCGGCTAACAGTCCGACGGCGAAAATCATCAGTACGGGCAGAGGCAGCTTTTTCATGGTGAATCGTGGCTAGTGGTGGTGACTAGTGACGGGTTTGGAAAGCTGTCGCGGAATATCGAAATGCTTCGTTGGCCTTCTAGCTTTAAGCCGGTGGCAAGGCAGCCGAAAAACGGGCGAAATGGTTGCCCTGCAACCCTCCCACCCCCTGCCGAGATGCGGAACTCGGTTTGCCGATGCCGCACGGCGAAATTGCGACAAATGGGGCCTCG of Pirellulales bacterium contains these proteins:
- a CDS encoding sodium-translocating pyrophosphatase, translated to MKKLPLPVLMIFAVGLLAAAGFKAMTPAGSGAAKGGHEVIQLFAPLVSPDFSIGEKIALIANVVIALAGLGYALLLVGQVKSAPKGTPRMQEIAHAVREGADAYLFKQFRVVGILIVVITVVLYWASNQSDNPIEISWGRAIAFLVGSTFSATVGFIGMRLATIGNLRVAAAAQDSFGRALQLGYRTGTITGMLTDGLGLLGGSIIFLIYGEHAYEALLGFGFGGTLLALFMRVGGGIYTKAADVGADLVGKVEKDIPEDDPRNAATIADNVGDNVGDCAGMAADIFESYEVTIVAAMILGIASFGHKGVIFPLLVRAIGVIASIISTYSVRCGDKGTAGEAMKSVNRGFVIGSIISVVGFVILGFVYLRFDETYLTKYPQAAIAYVGHAANNVTSNLPAWVTLGQTGLDMRAAWACLIGIILAVALNKCTEYYTGTEYSPVKSLAKSCETGHATNIIQGIAVGYESSVAAVLIIAAAILASALVFTGSSPTFIAFGVAMAGIGMLTLTGNTISMDVFGPVADNANGIGEMGYDKEAMGEAKYKEARQTLADLDAVGNTTKAITKGIAIGSAVIAAVSLFNSFIVSVGSGGKGETEQISEGVYSIIANQLTLSDPRLFIGLLIGGAVPFLFSSMTIRAVGRAAFLIVKECRIQFRDKAIWAGTKKPDYGRVVAICTGEAQKELVGPALLALFVPILVGFCLGVVALAGFLGGMIVTGQLLAVFMANAGGAWDNAKKTVEDEPRSLENNTGKGSEKHKASVTGDTVGDPLKDTAGPAINPLIKVMNMVSLLIIGLILPYDGRLLDKLGNLGLVLPVSFKPHDTLFWGAVAVCAIGLIWAVWQSKRENPEMNQTA